The following are encoded in a window of Thunnus albacares chromosome 17, fThuAlb1.1, whole genome shotgun sequence genomic DNA:
- the ints1 gene encoding integrator complex subunit 1 isoform X1 produces MNRPKPTTLRRPSAAKPSGHPPPGDFIALGSKSQGGEPKAPAVLLKPAATGLPADRKRETTSTLPSSSGLSSLAKRPKLSTTPPVSALGRLADVAAVDKRAISPSIKEPSVVPIEVSPAVLLDEIEAAESEGNDDRIEGLLCGAVKQLKLNRAKPDITLYLSLMFLAKIKPNVFATEGIIEALCSLLRRDASINFKAKGNSLVSVLACNLLMAAYEEDENWPEIFVKVYIEDSLGERIWVDSSHCKNFVDNIQTAFGTKMPPKSMLLQADTGRSGGDLSAGSSPHPSTPDEDDSQTELLIAEEKLSPEDDGQVMPRYEELAESVEDYVLDVLRDQLNRRQPMDNVSRNLLRLLTATCGYKEARLMAVQRLEMWLQNPKLTRPAQDLLMSLCMNCNTHGSDDMEVISNLIKIRLKPKVLLNHYMLCVRELLNAHRDNLATMVKLVIFNELSNARNPNNMQVLHTVLQHSPEQAPKFLAMVFQDLLTNKDDYLRASRALLREIIKQTKHEINFQSFCFGLMQERKEASYVDMEFKERFVIQVTDLLTVSMMLGITAQVKEAGIAWDKGEKKNLEVLRSFQNQIAAIQRDAVWWLHTVVPTISKVGAKDYVHCLHKVLFTEQPETYYKWDNWPPESDRNFFLRLCSEVPLLEDTLMRILVIGLSRDLPLGPADAMELADHLVKRAAGVQSDDLEVLKVERIQLIDAVLNLCTYHHPENIQLPAGYQPPNLAISTLYWKAWLLLLVVAAFNPQKIGLAAWDGYPTLKMLMEMVMTNNYTFPPCTVADEDTKTEMINRELQISQREKQEILAFESHLAAASTKQTITESNSLLLSQLTSLDPQGPPRRPPPQVQEQVKSLNQSLRLGHLLCRSRNPDFLLNIIQRQASSQSMPWLADLVQSSEGSLDVLPVQCLCEFLLHDAADDSLPIEDDEEGESKEQRAKKRQRQQKQRQLLGRLQDLLLGPKADEQTTCEVLDYFLRRLSSSQVASRVLAMKGLSLVLSEGGLKDGEERDQPMEEDSTDAELLPGYQWLLQDLPKLPLFDSVRGMTSTALQQAIHMETDPQTISAYLIYLSQHAPVEEQASHNDLALVITDVARLIVERSTIMNSLFSKHSTRPESDAVLSAFLTIFSTYIKRMRKTKEGEDLYSWSESQDQVFLRWTTGETATMHILVVHAMVILLTLGPPKGESDFYNLLDIWFPDKKPLPTAFLVDTSEEALLLPDWLKLRMIRSEVSRLVDAALQDLEPQQLLLFVQSFGIPVSSMSKLLQYLDQAVSHDPQTLEQNIMDKHYMAHLVEVQHERGATGGHTFHGLLSSSLPPHRDGAETSKAKVTVEMPHSSVKMRAASQLPAVGPDDDLTGMMLQIFPLNVDPRWHGPPPSQLSLALQQALAKELMRAKQGHIQQGGLAFRLLQALAALLTSTHAGPIVMSMHRNHALSCPLMRQLHLYQRLVSQDIAFSSLFLKVIVEMLIWLDNPTVEAGPLKTLLKSFAGQNSHKHRHNDVRTGFLHLAEALAYRRDAEVPVRAIIAMLKAGERCNAEAELIGKVLQGLMEVKSPYLEELLSLLMTVGTQNGTAGPVAMVISLLLQESEERAVKKEVDANNSSEVIKSGLSSGLLVDWLEHLDPEVTSVCPDLQQKLLFALSKARGSPAYRPYLLALLTHQSNWSTLLQCISALLSKRRDYKLDPSSALDFLWACSHIPRIWQGRDQKIPQKKTEKFVLRLSSEELISLVDLILSESELNSHDSLHEDKSSMDQASCSLIQSRLPLLHSYCNGDVENIKKVSDYLINCTKKWEDSAMSKRCQNLLLQIYLHFPEVIQHVTLPEGTLSSGGAADGSSCKLDVLVHRLVTLLADIGDSKSAEGRVSDANLACRKLAVSHPVLLLRHLPMIAGLLHGRIHLNMQEFRQQNHMTFFSNVLAILELLQPLVFHSDHQRALQDCLLSFMKVLQNFQRSRSPLVFINKFLQFTQKYITHDAAAAIPYLQRHSDILQRLSAENPDLAQLKSLLAGLTLPVKSSSTEVTAEERDDDMSTGSLPLVNISASVSLSAADMTLYLKKMSRGEAVEDVLEVLTEVDDRSRRSPEIIQYFINDLQRLMTSSEELCRNMAFSLALRCIQNNPCLATDFLPTFMYCMGSGNFDVVQTALRNLPEYVLLCQEHADILLHKAFLVGIYGQIDTSSMISESMKVLHMEATT; encoded by the exons ATGAATCGTCCAAAGCCGACAACTCTCAGGCGCCCTAGTGCTGCAAAACCATCAG GGCACCCTCCACCAGGAGATTTCATTGCCCTTGGATCAAAGAGTCAAGGTGGAGAACCCAAAGCCCCTGCTGTCCTCCTAAAGCCAGCAGCCACAGGTTTACCTGCTGACCGTAAGAGAGAGACGACCTCCACTCTGCCCTCCTCATCGGGTCTGTCCAGTCTCGCCAAGCGGCCCAAACTCTCCACCACCCCTCCAGTCAGTGCCCTGGGACGACTCGCTGATGTTGCAGCTGTGGACAAGAGGGCAATATCACCCTCGATCAAGGAGCCATCAGTGGTACCTATTGAAG TGTCACCAGCAGTGCTGCTGGATGAGATTGAGGCTGCAGAGTCAGAAGGAAATGATGATCGCATCGAGGGACTGCTGTGTGGAGCAGTGAAACAACTCAAATTAAACAGAGCCAAACCTGACATCACACTGTATCTCAGCCTTATGTTTCTGGCCAAAATCAAACCCAACGTTTTCGCTACTGAAGGAATTATTGAG GCCTTGTGCAGCCTCCTGCGTCGAGATGCTTCTATCAACTTTAAAGCGAAGGGGAACAGCCTGGTGTCTGTTCTTGCATGCAACTTGCTAATGGCAGCTTATGAGGAGGACGAAAACTGGCCAGAGATCTTTGTCAAA GTGTACATTGAGGACTCTCTGGGGGAAAGAATCTGGGTAGACAGCTCTCACTGTAAGAATTTTGTTGATAACATCCAGACTGCTTTTGGCACAAAGATGCCTCCTAAAAGTATGCTTCTGCAGGCTGACACAGGCCGTTCTGGTGGAGATCTCAGTGCAG gTAGCAGCCCTCACCCCTCAACCCCTGATGAGGACGACAGCCAAACTGAGCTGCTGATAGCAGAAGAGAAACTCAGCCCTGAGGATGATGGGCAGGTTATGCCCAG GTATGAGGAACTAGCAGAGAGCGTGGAAGACTATGTGCTTGACGTCCTCAGGGATCAGTTAAACCGCAGGCAGCCGATGGACAACGTGTCTCGAAATCTTCTGCGTCTGCTTACAGCCACATGTGGCTACAAAGAGGCACGGCTCATGGCTGTGCAGAGGCTGGAGATGTGGCTCCAGAACCCAAAG ttGACTCGACCAGCTCAAGACCTCCTCATGTCTTTGTGTATGAACTGCAACACACACGGATCTGATGACATGGAGGTGATCTCCAACCTGATCAAGATCCGCCTCAAACCTAAAGTCCTCCTCAACCACTACATGCTCTGTGTCAG GGAGCTGCTCAATGCACACAGAGACAACCTGGCTACTATGGTGAAGCTTGTGATCTTCAATGAGCTGTCCAATGCCAGGAATCCCAACAACATGCAAGTCCTCCACACAGTGCTGCAGCACAGCCCAGAGCAAGCTccaaag TTCTTGGCGATGGTGTTCCAAGACTTGCTAACCAATAAAGATGATTACCTCCGCGCTTCCCGGGCATTGCTGAGGGAGATCATCAAACAGACCAAGCATGAGATTAACTTCCAGTCTTTCTGCTTCGGTTTAATGCAAGAGAGAAAGGAGGCCAGCTATGTGGACATGGAGTTCAAA GAACGTTTTGTTATCCAGGTGACAGATTTGCTGACCGTCTCCATGATGTTGGGCATCACAGCTCAGGTCAAAGAAGCTGGCATCGCATGGGacaaaggagagaagaaga ATCTGGAGGTCCTCAGATCGTTTCAGAATCAGATAGCTGCCATACAGAGAGACGCTGTGTGGTGGCTTCACACTGTGGTTCCAACCATCAGCAAAGTTGGTGCAAAAGACTACGTCCACTG CCttcacaaagtgcttttcaCAGAGCAACCTGAGACATATTACAAGTGGGACAACTGGCCTCCTGAGAGTGACAGAAA TTTCTTCCTTCGCCTCTGTTCTGAGGTGCCTCTGTTGGAGGACACGCTGATGCGCATCCTGGTGATCGGGCTGTCACGTGATTTGCCTCTGGGCCCGGCCGATGCCATGGAGCTGGCAGATCACCTGGTTAAGAGGGCTGCTGGAGTTCAGTCTGATG ATCTGGAGGTCCTGAAAGTGGAGAGGATCCAACTCATTGATGCAGTGCTGAATCTGTGTACATACCACCACCCAGAGAACATTCAGCTGCCCGCAGG GTACCAACCACCAAATTTGGCCATATCCACGCTTTATTGGAAGGCATGGCTCTTGTTGCTCGTGGTGGCTGCGTTTAATCCACAGAAAATAG GCTTGGCTGCCTGGGATGGTTATCCTACACTGAAAATGCTCATGGAGATGGTTATGACAAA TAACTATACCTTCCCGCCTTGCACCGTTGCCGACGAGGACACAAAGACGGAGATGATCAACCGCGAGCTGCAGATCTCTCAGAGGGAGAAACAAGAGATCCTGGCCTTTGAGAGCCACTTGGCAGCAGCTTCCACCAAACAGACCATCACAGAGAGCAACAGCTTGTTGTTGTCTCAGCTTACCAGCCTGGACCCACA ggGTCCTCCTCGTCGACCTCCACCTCAGGTCCAGGAGCAGGTTAAGAGCCTCAACCAGTCTTTGCGCCTCGGCCATCTCCTCTGCCGCAGCCGCAACCCAGACTTCCTCCTCAATATCATACAGAGACAG GCTTCCTCTCAGTCCATGCCGTGGTTGGCTGATCTGGTCCAGTCCAGTGAGGGGTCTTTGGACGTGCTTCCAGTTCAGTGCCTGTGTGAATTCCTTCTGCATGACGCTGCAGATGACAGTCTGCCAATAGAGGATGACgaagagggagagagcaaaGAGCAAAGGGCCAAGAAGAGACAA AGACAACAAAAGCAAAGGCAGCTACTTGGACGGCTCCAGGATCTTCTGTTAGGTCCTAAAGCTGATGAACAGACAACTTGTGAAGTGCTGGATTACTTCCTGCGCCGTCTCAGCTCTTCTCAGGTGGCATCAAGAGTCCTAGCTATGAAG GGTTTGTCATTGGTTCTGAGTGAAGGAGGCTTGAAGGACGGAGAGGAGCGGGACCAGCCCATGGAAGAAGACTCGACAGATGCCGAGCTCTTGCCCGGGTACCAGTGGCTGCTACAAGACCTCCCAAAGCTCCCCTTGTTTGACAGCGTCAGGGGTATGACGTCTACTGCTCTGCAGCAG GCCATCCACATGGAGACAGATCCACAGACCATCAGCGCTTATCTCATCTacctatcccagcatgcaccagTGGAAGAGCAGGCTTCCCATAATGACTTGGCTCTGGTAATCACG GATGTCGCCCGGCTGATCGTTGAGCGTTCCACCATCATGAACAGCCTGTTCTCCAAACATTCCACAAGACCCGAATCCGATGCTGTTCTCAGTGCTTTCCTCACCATCTTCTCCACCTACATCAAGAGGATGAGGAAGACCAAGGAGGGAGAGGATCTCTATAGCTGG tcagaATCTCAGGACCAGGTGTTTCTGCGGTGGACTACGGGTGAGACTGCCACAATGCACATCCTTGTAGTCCATGCCATGGTTATCCTGCTGACTCTTGGGCCTCCTAAAG GAGAGAGTGACTTCTACAATCTTTTGGACATTTGGTTTCCCGATAAGAAACCTCTACCCACTGCCTTCCTGGTCGACACGTCAGAGGAGGCCCTTCTGCTGCCTGATTGGTTGAAACTGAGGATGATCCGATCAGAGGTTTCTCGATTAGTTGATGCAG CTTTGCAAGACCTGGAGCCgcagcagctgctgttgttCGTACAGTCCTTCGGCATTCCGGTCTCCAGCATGAGTAAACTGCTTCAGTATTTGGATCAGGCTGTCTCCCATGATCCACAGACACTGGAGCAGAACATCATGGACAAGC ACTACATGGCCCACCTGGTTGAGGTGCAGCATGAGCGAGGTGCCACTGGGGGGCACACTTTCCATGGATTACTTagctcctctcttcctccacacAGAG ATGGTGCTGAAACAAGTAAGGCCAAAGTTACCGTAGAAATGCCCCACAGCTCTGTTAAAATGAGAGCAGCCAGTCAGCTTCCTGCGGTCGGTCCTGATGATGATCTAACTGGAATGATGCTTCAG ATATTCCCTTTAAACGTGGACCCTCGCTGGCACGGTCCACCTCCCAGCCAGCTCTCCCTGGCCTTGCAGCAGGCCCTGGCTAAAGAGCTGATGCGGGCCAAGCAGGGCCACATCCAGCAGGGCGGGTTGGCATTTCGTCTCCTACAGGCCCTTGCAGCCCTGCTTACCTCTACCCACGCAGGACCTATTGTCATGTCAATGCACCGTAACCACGCCCTCTCCTGTCCTCTGATGCGCCAACTTCACCTCTATCAG CGCCTCGTGTCCCAGGACATTGCTTTCTCCTCACTATTCCTCAAGGTCATTGTTGAGATGTTAATCTGGTTAGACAATCCAACTGTGGAGGCAGGACCACTGAAAACCTTGCTCAAATCCTTTGCTGGTCAGAACTCTCACAAACACAGGCACAATGATG TGCGTACAGGTTTCCTCCACCTGGCCGAGGCTTTGGCGTATCGCAGAGACGCTGAAGTGCCAGTGAGAGCCATCATCGCAATGCTGAAGGCTGGAGAGAGATGTAATGCAGAGGCTGAGCTCATTGGGAAAG TGTTACAAGGGCTGATGGAGGTGAAGTCGCCATATTTGGAGGAGCTGTTGTCTCTGTTGATGACTGTTGGTACACAGAATGGGACAGCCGgccctgttgccatggtgatttCCTTGCTGCTTCAGGAAAGTGAGGAGCGAGCTGTGAAAAAGGAAGTAGACGCAAACAA CAGCTCAGAAGTGATAAAGTCGGGACTGAGCTCTGGGTTACTGGTCGATTGGCTGGAGCATCTCGACCCTGAGGTCACTTCAGTGTGTCCAGACCTTCAACAAAAACTGCTGTTTGCCCTCAGTAAG GCACGAGGCAGTCCTGCCTACAGACCTTATCTTTTGGCCTTGCTTACACATCAGTCCAACTGGTCCACCCTCCTGCAGTGTATCAGTGCTCTTCTCAGCAAGCGCAGAGACTACAA ACTGGATCCATCATCAGCCCTGGATTTCCTGTGGGCGTGCAGCCACATCCCACGTATCTGGCAAGGACGTGACCAGAAGATCCCTCAA aagaaaacagagaagtTTGTGCTGCGACTCAGTTCAGAGGAGCTCATCAGCCTGGTGGACCTGATCCTATCAGAGTCAGAGCTCAACAGTCACGACTCACTCCACGAAGACAAAAGCAGCATGGACCAGGCCTCCTGTTCTCTCATCCAGTCCAGGCTGCCCCTCCTTCACTCCTACTGCAACGGCGATGTAGAAAACATCAAGAAGGTCTCAGATTACCTCATCAACTGCACAAAGAAATGGGAGGACAG cGCGATGAGTAAGCGTTGCCAGAACTTGCTGCTGCAGATCTATCTGCACTTTCCCGAAGTAATCCAGCACGTTACCCTGCCTGAAGGCACTCTCAGCAGTGGGGGGGCTGCAGACGGCAGCAGCTGCAAG CTTGACGTCCTGGTCCATCGCCTGGTCACGCTGCTGGCTGATATAGGAGACTCAAAGTCCGCCGAGGGCCGCGTGTCTGATGCCAACCTCGCATGTCGGAAACTTGCCGTGTCGCACCCTGTCCTTTTGCTCAg acaCCTACCTATGATCGCAGGTCTCCTTCACGGTCGCATTCACCTGAACATGCAGGAGTTCCGACAGCAAAACCACATGACGTTCTTCAGTAACGTGCTGGCAATCCTGGAGCTGCTGCAGCCGCTTGTTTTCCACAGCGACCACCAGAGGGCACTTCAAGACTGCCTTCTGTCCTTCATGAAGGTCCTTCAG AATTTCCAGAGGAGTCGTTCTCCGTTAGTCTTCATCAACAAGTTTCTGCAGTTCACGCAGAAGTACATAACTCACGACGCAGCGGCAGCTATTCCTTACCTACAGAGGCATTCTGACATTTTGCA GCGTCTGTCTGCAGAAAACCCAGACTTGGCCCAGTTGAAATCTCTGCTGGCTGGACTCACTTTGCCAGTGAAGAGCTCCTCTACAGAGGTTACGGCAGAAGAGAGAGACG ACGACATGTCCACCGGTTCCCTGCCCCTAGTCAACATATCTGCCTCAGTTTCACTGAGTGCGGCTGACATGACACTGTACCTGAAAAAGATGTCAAGAGGAGAGGCAGTCGAGG ATGTGTTAGAAGTGTTGACAGAGGTGGATGACAGGTCTAGGAGGAGCCCAGAGATCATCCAGTACTTCATA AATGATCTTCAGAGACTCATGACTTCTTCTGAGGAGTTGTGTCGGAACATGGCCTTCAGTCTGGCTCTGCGCTGTATCCAGAATAATCCCTG CCTGGCAACAGACTTCCTGCCGactttcatgtactgtatgggCAGCGGTAACTTCGACGTGGTACAGACTGCTCTCAGGAATCTTCCAGAGTACGTGCTGCTCTGTCAAG AACATGCAGACATCTTGCTCCACAAGGCGTTCTTAGTGGGTATCTACGGACAAATTGACACCAGCTCAATGATCTCAGAGTCCATGAAGGTCCTTCACATGGAAGCAACAACATAA